Proteins co-encoded in one Bremerella sp. TYQ1 genomic window:
- a CDS encoding DUF1592 domain-containing protein, protein MKFELNDPVVRRQWIKVFDRVEAGEMPPAEYGEVERDEKSKFLAHLKLPLVKAVRMENQTDGRSVVRRLNRVEYETALSDLLGQPFRIQERLPKDARQDGFDTVGAALNVSSVQMEAYLEVLDDVLDEATTLYPQPKQQQWKLDYRDTHGITEEYRRTGPFHILPDGVAFFAPEKHAHLNAVLDHFTIPYSAKYRVKVTAYAIRSDEPITLTIRTGGPGHSESDEVPKTLLGHKTVHTGDPQVFEFEQRLERGQFFRIYPSSLPYMRFVPNLKVRQKDYQGPGVVVQSVEVDGPIIDQWPPKSHQQLWEGVPTEPLPDVELNKDPNEHLLKPPSDIAKPRLTLLPKDKRNKESGNQWVYDPKQGVGGERIYRRNRIPDPLHPTMRFAPKHPKSEATRLITRFLPIAYRRPVSDTEVQLFENLVHRWLDEGDDFETAMRAGYKAILSSPGFLYHQGSLPTASQESNELNEHALAERLSFFLWSSMPDRQLRELADDGKLSDPKVLRSEVERMLDDPKSNRFVNDFLDQWLDLRQLDFTSPDSDLYPEHNPVLQWSLGEETRRFFSELLSSDLSVLNVIDSDFAILNSRLAEHYAIDGVDDMEFRKVDLSEDSVRGGVLTQASILKVTANGTTTSPVVRGVWVLERIVGTPANPPPPGIPAIEPDIRGATTVRQQLEQHRSSASCATCHKKIDPPGVALENFDVIGGWRDRYRAIDPEKADIKVAYLPNKSVPIKYKTGLPVDSSDTLPDGRRFEDVREFKQILLTNPDQVTRNLIEKLVTYATGAPISFADRVEVEQIIESTRPTDHGLRSVVHAIVQSEMFRTK, encoded by the coding sequence TTGAAGTTCGAACTCAATGACCCCGTGGTACGTCGCCAATGGATCAAAGTATTCGACCGCGTTGAGGCCGGCGAGATGCCGCCGGCGGAATATGGTGAGGTGGAACGTGATGAAAAATCGAAGTTCCTTGCACATCTCAAGCTACCGTTGGTCAAAGCAGTACGCATGGAAAATCAAACGGACGGTCGTAGTGTCGTCCGCAGATTGAACCGCGTTGAGTACGAAACAGCTCTCAGCGATCTACTCGGTCAGCCGTTTCGCATTCAGGAGCGGCTGCCCAAGGACGCCAGGCAAGATGGATTCGATACCGTGGGCGCAGCACTCAATGTATCGTCGGTGCAGATGGAAGCCTATCTGGAAGTACTCGACGATGTACTCGACGAAGCAACCACTTTGTATCCCCAACCGAAGCAACAGCAATGGAAGCTGGATTACAGGGATACCCATGGAATCACAGAGGAGTATCGCCGAACAGGGCCCTTTCACATTTTGCCAGACGGTGTCGCTTTCTTCGCTCCCGAAAAGCACGCACATCTCAACGCTGTGTTGGATCACTTTACGATTCCCTATTCCGCAAAGTACCGGGTCAAAGTAACGGCCTATGCTATTCGAAGTGATGAGCCCATTACTTTGACGATTCGCACCGGCGGACCGGGACACAGCGAGAGCGATGAAGTCCCCAAAACACTACTCGGCCACAAGACCGTACATACCGGCGATCCTCAGGTATTCGAGTTTGAACAGCGTCTCGAGAGAGGACAATTTTTTCGCATCTATCCGTCGTCGCTGCCCTACATGCGATTCGTTCCCAACTTGAAGGTTCGACAAAAGGACTACCAGGGGCCCGGTGTTGTCGTGCAGTCAGTGGAAGTCGACGGCCCCATCATTGATCAATGGCCGCCGAAGTCGCACCAGCAACTCTGGGAAGGCGTACCGACAGAACCGCTACCCGATGTTGAGCTCAACAAAGATCCCAACGAGCATCTATTGAAGCCGCCGTCGGACATCGCAAAGCCGCGGTTGACGCTATTGCCCAAGGACAAGCGAAACAAGGAGTCCGGTAATCAGTGGGTGTACGATCCCAAGCAAGGCGTCGGGGGAGAACGAATTTACCGTCGGAATCGCATTCCTGATCCGCTTCACCCGACCATGCGGTTTGCTCCTAAACACCCAAAATCAGAAGCGACCCGACTCATTACGCGTTTTCTTCCGATCGCCTACCGCCGGCCCGTTTCGGATACTGAGGTTCAGCTCTTCGAAAACCTCGTCCATCGTTGGCTGGACGAGGGAGACGACTTTGAAACGGCGATGCGAGCCGGTTACAAGGCTATCTTGTCCTCGCCAGGCTTTCTTTATCACCAGGGGAGTCTTCCCACCGCCAGCCAAGAGTCTAATGAATTAAACGAACACGCGTTGGCCGAACGGCTCTCCTTCTTTCTCTGGAGCAGCATGCCCGATCGACAACTACGCGAACTGGCCGACGACGGAAAGCTATCCGATCCAAAGGTTTTGCGAAGCGAAGTCGAACGGATGCTAGATGATCCGAAGTCGAATCGGTTTGTGAATGACTTTCTCGATCAGTGGCTTGACCTTCGTCAGCTCGATTTCACCTCACCAGATTCCGATTTGTATCCCGAACACAATCCTGTTCTGCAGTGGTCGCTCGGCGAGGAAACAAGGAGGTTCTTCTCGGAACTGCTTTCCAGTGACCTGAGTGTTCTGAATGTTATCGACTCCGATTTTGCCATCCTCAACAGCCGCTTGGCAGAACATTACGCGATTGACGGTGTCGATGACATGGAATTTCGCAAGGTAGATCTTTCGGAAGATTCAGTTCGTGGTGGAGTTTTGACTCAGGCCAGTATCTTGAAGGTAACCGCTAACGGAACGACCACTTCGCCGGTCGTTCGGGGCGTATGGGTCCTGGAGCGGATTGTCGGCACGCCTGCGAATCCACCTCCACCGGGCATCCCGGCTATCGAACCGGACATTCGAGGAGCAACGACCGTCCGTCAACAACTGGAACAACACCGAAGCAGTGCCAGCTGTGCTACCTGCCATAAGAAGATTGACCCGCCCGGTGTCGCTTTGGAGAACTTCGATGTCATTGGAGGATGGCGTGATCGCTATCGTGCCATCGATCCTGAGAAGGCTGATATCAAGGTCGCCTACCTGCCCAACAAGAGTGTGCCCATCAAGTACAAGACGGGATTGCCCGTCGATTCGTCCGATACACTGCCAGACGGACGTCGCTTTGAAGATGTGCGTGAGTTCAAGCAGATCCTGCTTACGAATCCTGATCAAGTGACGCGAAACCTGATTGAGAAACTAGTCACCTACGCCACAGGAGCTCCGATTTCGTTCGCTGATCGCGTCGAAGTCGAACAGATTATCGAGAGCACCCGTCCGACTGACCACGGGCTTCGATCCGTGGTTCATGCAATCGTTCAAAGCGAGATGTTCCGCACCAAATAA
- a CDS encoding FecR domain-containing protein, protein MLTPRMEELINAILDGEVSEQDVAELQSLIVDRPGFAEELADRISEHRLLGLIFQPFDEKLCVDSIMREISNEERSTADRIVGNIERLDACGPAKAPAERDSFAQGRQWLLGLSLSIAASLVVFVAIWYTATTQNGNLTNPSNSGNFPENETGVPLATLLLESDCVWEAQTGLGEGKRLTPQTLNLVSGTAIVRLDGGAKVIMTGETSLSLVSAGHAQLRYGDVVIRAEYGADGFELTTPASPLVDLGTEFAVHVDQAGNTEVHVLEGEVEYVRGDSPDVLLEGKAIRFQGSDRTIQDVAMNAPRFEEVVKRVNPKPQPQRMFAYEGFFYEPGVLSLDETTKGKGWAGPWRLRQGEELTFPASDSSPDHFNIVHGQMNVTWPVPGGRQGMLQLPSGGAYYVRPLEDSIDLDQDQVTYFSFMVRETERPTTKKARVRERLRLTFRDSTKYYNEFISFGQGPGFQPHIHTGGGIAHVSPIELPAEQTTLWIGKIISTKNGEDEIYFRVYGEDDVLGFAEPATWHVVSRGVTLNGHLDRVLLSSNSSTPCIVDELRIGPTWRSVAPMLEK, encoded by the coding sequence ATGCTGACGCCGCGAATGGAAGAGTTGATCAACGCGATCCTCGATGGCGAGGTATCCGAACAGGACGTAGCAGAGTTGCAGTCTCTGATCGTCGACCGACCTGGGTTTGCTGAAGAACTTGCTGACCGTATTTCGGAACACCGACTGCTGGGTCTTATCTTCCAACCCTTTGATGAAAAATTATGCGTCGATTCGATCATGCGTGAAATCTCAAACGAGGAGAGATCCACCGCGGACAGAATTGTCGGGAACATCGAAAGGCTAGATGCATGCGGACCTGCGAAAGCACCAGCCGAACGAGATTCATTCGCCCAAGGCCGGCAGTGGCTACTGGGGTTGTCCCTCAGTATCGCAGCTTCGTTGGTGGTGTTTGTAGCCATCTGGTACACAGCTACAACGCAAAATGGCAATCTGACGAACCCCTCGAATTCTGGCAATTTCCCTGAAAACGAAACAGGCGTTCCTCTTGCCACTTTGCTTCTCGAGTCGGACTGTGTCTGGGAGGCTCAAACGGGTTTAGGGGAAGGGAAACGGCTTACGCCTCAGACACTCAACTTGGTTTCTGGAACCGCCATTGTCCGATTGGATGGTGGTGCGAAAGTCATCATGACCGGCGAGACGTCGCTTTCTCTTGTCTCTGCCGGACATGCTCAACTCCGCTACGGTGATGTCGTCATTCGTGCTGAATACGGCGCTGACGGATTCGAGCTCACGACACCGGCTAGTCCCCTCGTAGACCTCGGTACCGAGTTCGCCGTTCACGTAGATCAAGCTGGAAATACCGAAGTCCACGTTCTCGAGGGCGAAGTCGAGTACGTTCGCGGAGACTCCCCCGATGTCCTTCTCGAAGGAAAAGCGATTCGTTTTCAAGGGTCGGATCGAACGATTCAAGATGTAGCGATGAACGCGCCCCGATTCGAAGAGGTAGTCAAGAGAGTTAATCCTAAGCCCCAACCGCAACGGATGTTCGCCTACGAGGGCTTCTTTTATGAACCGGGTGTTCTGTCCCTTGACGAGACCACCAAGGGTAAAGGGTGGGCGGGGCCCTGGCGACTACGTCAAGGCGAGGAGCTAACATTCCCGGCATCTGACAGTTCGCCCGATCATTTTAATATTGTTCACGGCCAGATGAATGTAACTTGGCCGGTTCCAGGTGGCCGTCAAGGTATGCTTCAGCTTCCCTCAGGTGGAGCGTATTACGTACGTCCACTCGAGGATTCGATTGATCTCGATCAGGATCAAGTAACGTATTTCAGCTTCATGGTAAGGGAAACCGAACGACCAACTACGAAGAAAGCACGCGTTCGTGAACGCCTTAGACTGACCTTTCGGGACTCAACCAAATACTACAACGAATTCATCAGCTTCGGGCAAGGGCCGGGATTCCAGCCACATATTCATACCGGGGGCGGCATCGCCCACGTCAGTCCGATCGAACTTCCCGCGGAACAGACCACGCTGTGGATCGGAAAGATCATCTCGACGAAGAACGGTGAAGACGAGATTTATTTCCGTGTTTATGGGGAAGACGACGTCCTTGGATTCGCGGAGCCTGCAACTTGGCACGTGGTGTCGCGAGGTGTCACTCTCAATGGCCATCTCGATCGTGTTTTACTTAGCTCCAACAGTAGTACCCCATGCATTGTTGACGAATTGCGAATTGGTCCGACGTGGCGGAGCGTCGCTCCGATGTTAGAGAAGTAA
- a CDS encoding sigma-70 family RNA polymerase sigma factor — MHMVLQMETPLLQDLNDAAESVKSGDKSAYRRIVEQMLPILRAYVISKSMPGMDVDDIVQRTFIEAYQSIGQFKKGTDFRAWLVTIARYQTLSEATRLKRQADYHSRFLPVEISRQMEKRLAEDQFEDHRLPFLQECLKNVRKSSRELVRRRYEEDLSMNQIADVMKRTSGAVRKELCLIRKQLHECVERKLALDDFPNHEEST, encoded by the coding sequence ATGCACATGGTGTTGCAAATGGAAACCCCCTTGCTTCAAGACCTGAACGACGCCGCCGAGTCCGTAAAAAGCGGTGATAAATCCGCATACCGACGAATCGTCGAGCAAATGCTTCCAATATTACGTGCCTATGTAATTTCAAAGAGCATGCCGGGAATGGACGTTGACGACATCGTTCAGCGTACGTTTATTGAGGCGTACCAGAGTATCGGACAGTTCAAGAAGGGAACCGATTTTCGGGCTTGGCTTGTCACCATTGCTCGCTATCAAACACTCAGCGAAGCTACCCGCTTGAAACGTCAGGCCGATTATCACTCACGTTTCCTTCCGGTTGAAATTTCTCGGCAGATGGAGAAGCGGTTAGCCGAAGACCAATTTGAGGACCATCGCCTTCCTTTTCTCCAAGAGTGTCTCAAGAACGTTCGGAAGTCATCCCGTGAACTTGTGCGTCGCCGCTACGAAGAAGACCTTTCCATGAATCAAATTGCAGACGTCATGAAACGTACTTCCGGTGCCGTCAGAAAGGAACTTTGCCTGATCAGAAAGCAACTGCACGAATGTGTTGAGCGCAAATTGGCTCTGGATGACTTTCCGAACCACGAGGAGTCCACTTAA
- a CDS encoding sigma-70 family RNA polymerase sigma factor, protein MTTNTSKSHEEFMRRFLECQRELLRYVMCFVPNSHDARDIVQNTAVALWKKYDEFDPSEPFLPWACRFSLLEVKLYMRREKKWKHFLDDETIASLAIRRDELSDDLDERRIHLRDCLRHLSGKQRSIVEGYYFNDLTVEQLSKKSGRSVDAIYKALQRVRSVLMDCVTRKQAADMGAGQ, encoded by the coding sequence ATGACCACTAACACCTCAAAGAGCCACGAAGAGTTCATGCGGCGATTCCTGGAATGCCAACGCGAGTTGCTGCGCTATGTGATGTGCTTTGTGCCGAACTCTCATGATGCTCGTGATATCGTGCAAAACACTGCCGTTGCACTTTGGAAGAAGTACGACGAATTCGACCCCTCGGAACCCTTTCTACCGTGGGCATGTCGGTTCTCACTTCTAGAAGTCAAGTTGTACATGAGACGCGAGAAGAAGTGGAAACACTTTCTTGACGACGAAACCATCGCTAGTCTCGCGATACGCCGAGACGAATTGAGCGATGACTTGGATGAAAGAAGAATTCACCTACGGGACTGCCTCCGCCATCTTTCTGGCAAACAACGATCCATTGTTGAAGGTTACTACTTTAATGACCTCACCGTCGAGCAGCTCTCAAAGAAGTCAGGGAGAAGCGTCGATGCGATCTATAAGGCCCTGCAGCGAGTGCGATCGGTATTGATGGATTGCGTCACAAGGAAACAGGCAGCAGATATGGGGGCCGGGCAATGA
- a CDS encoding FecR domain-containing protein, which translates to MNDDLQSLFSSVCDNRATEEELARLSRLLREDQEVQDLFLKYVDIHAALADEALPVIESNIINYASKSAVVKSLGIGYSKWLLASAASIAILLGLGALASYSFIANQSGNSSPHPYLQATPIATMLLAENCQWLEKSVREGQRLEAGRISLEFGTAVLRFDGGAELVLIGPSEIDLQTPSRVQLNHGDVVVRATSGAEGFVVNTPISQVIDLGTEFAVKVSHSGATEVHVLDGEVSYRGTTTADELSKILRAGEGIAIDEYGRPRAVPMNSPRFLEFVNRINPQSRSDLLTAYEGFNYSPGILPLEKSTVGIGWKGPWRHPHPRQGLMSGNDLSSDNFDIVHGEINVAWPVPGGRLGMLKLPSTSTTYVREFEHPINLDSDNVTYFSLMTQINEPSDIAAGESTTQHADAERMYLTFGSSDHFAKAHITFGYAGNFIPFIQLSGGSKFDSPVQVPQSQTSLWIGKIVSRRDGDNEVYLRVYNESDVLDFAEPTAWHVVSRKVRLGGELDRIVLHSQGRSSRIIDELRIGPTWRSVAPIASDATQETQE; encoded by the coding sequence ATGAACGACGACTTGCAATCTCTCTTCTCTTCTGTTTGTGACAATCGAGCGACCGAGGAAGAATTGGCTCGACTTTCTCGCTTGTTGAGGGAAGACCAGGAAGTCCAAGATCTATTCCTGAAATATGTCGACATCCATGCAGCGCTTGCGGATGAAGCGTTGCCTGTTATTGAGTCGAACATCATTAACTATGCATCGAAATCGGCAGTCGTGAAATCACTCGGCATTGGGTATTCAAAGTGGTTGCTTGCGTCAGCAGCATCCATCGCGATCTTGCTGGGTTTGGGAGCATTGGCATCGTACTCTTTCATTGCGAATCAGAGCGGCAATTCCTCACCACATCCTTATCTGCAAGCTACGCCCATTGCGACGATGCTGCTAGCAGAAAATTGTCAGTGGCTCGAAAAGAGTGTCCGCGAGGGACAACGCCTAGAGGCCGGTCGAATTTCGTTGGAGTTTGGGACGGCCGTATTACGGTTCGATGGAGGTGCCGAGTTGGTATTAATCGGCCCTAGCGAAATCGATCTACAAACACCGTCACGCGTTCAGCTCAACCATGGTGATGTGGTTGTTCGTGCGACGAGCGGTGCAGAAGGTTTTGTCGTCAATACGCCTATCAGTCAAGTCATCGACCTGGGTACTGAATTCGCCGTGAAGGTGAGTCATTCCGGTGCGACCGAAGTTCATGTCCTTGACGGGGAAGTCAGCTATCGTGGCACGACGACCGCAGATGAACTCTCCAAGATACTACGAGCTGGCGAAGGGATTGCAATCGACGAATATGGTCGACCGCGAGCCGTGCCTATGAATTCGCCACGCTTTCTGGAGTTCGTCAATCGCATAAACCCACAGTCACGCTCCGATTTGTTAACCGCCTACGAAGGCTTCAACTATTCGCCCGGCATCCTGCCGCTTGAAAAGAGCACGGTTGGAATTGGCTGGAAAGGCCCTTGGAGGCATCCACATCCAAGGCAGGGACTGATGTCGGGGAATGACCTGTCAAGTGACAACTTCGATATCGTGCACGGCGAGATCAACGTGGCCTGGCCCGTACCGGGTGGTCGACTCGGCATGCTCAAATTGCCATCCACTTCGACGACATACGTACGAGAGTTCGAGCACCCCATCAATCTAGACAGCGACAATGTCACTTACTTTAGCTTGATGACGCAAATCAATGAACCAAGTGACATCGCTGCGGGTGAGTCGACAACGCAACATGCTGATGCCGAAAGAATGTATTTGACGTTTGGATCGTCCGATCACTTTGCCAAGGCCCACATCACGTTTGGCTACGCGGGCAACTTCATCCCCTTTATTCAGCTATCTGGGGGGTCCAAATTTGATAGCCCGGTACAAGTGCCTCAGTCTCAGACGTCATTGTGGATTGGCAAAATCGTTTCAAGGCGAGACGGAGACAACGAAGTCTACCTTCGAGTTTACAACGAATCGGATGTACTCGATTTTGCCGAACCGACAGCGTGGCACGTGGTAAGTCGTAAGGTGCGATTGGGAGGAGAGCTTGATCGCATCGTTCTTCACAGCCAGGGACGAAGTTCACGGATTATCGATGAATTACGAATCGGTCCCACATGGCGATCGGTGGCCCCGATAGCTTCCGATGCGACGCAGGAGACTCAAGAGTGA